A stretch of Arachis hypogaea cultivar Tifrunner chromosome 15, arahy.Tifrunner.gnm2.J5K5, whole genome shotgun sequence DNA encodes these proteins:
- the LOC112750081 gene encoding uncharacterized protein — protein sequence MTTRIAPGVGANLLGQHSAERNQDATAYVGNLDPQVPEELLWELFVQAGPVVNVYVPKDRVTNQHQGYGFVEFRSEEDADYAIKVLNMIKLYGKPIRVNKATQDKKSLDVGANLFIGNLDPDVDEKLLYDTFSAFGVIVTNPKIMRDPDTGNSRGFGFISYDSFEASDSAIEAMNGQYLCNRQITVSYAYKKDTKGERHGTPAERVLAASNPTAQKSRPHTRFASAPPTLANVAQANGTVAVPVPPHPFGNGVAPPPIPALRPPPPPPQAAAFQPMPGAGQPTWHQQQPGLPPGMPPPQVQQFRPPPSGMPMPPPPQAVSAPPRPLPPPAGMVSQPPVWRPQPPPPQQQGGRPMAYAQPSMPPPSYSQMPPPQ from the exons ATGACGACTCGAATAGCGCCAGGTGTTGGCGCCAACTTGCTTGGCCAACACTCTGCTGAGAGGAATCAGGACGCCACCGCCTATGTCGGCAATCTCGACCCCCAAGTTCCCGAGGAGTTGCTCTGGGAGCTTTTCGTTCAGGCTGGCCCTGTCG TTAATGTCTATGTTCCCAAGGACAGAGTCACTAACCAGCACCAGGGATATGGATTTGTTGAATTCCGTAGTGAAGAAGATGCTGACTAT GCCATCAAGGTGCTTAATATGATTAAACTTTATGGCAAGCCAATTCGTGTAAATAAG gcAACCCAAGATAAAAAGAGCTTGGATGTGGGGGCAAACCTTTTCATTGGCAATCTTGATCCT GATGTAGATGAGAAGCTCTTGTATGATACTTTCAGTGCATTTGGAGTTATTGTTACTAATCCAAAG ATTATGAGAGATCCTGATACCGGAAATTCCCGTGGTTTTGGCTTCATTAGCTATGATTCATTTGAGGCATCTGATTCAGCTATTGAG GCAATGAATGGGCAATATCTTTGCAATCGCCAAATTACAGTGTCATATGCTTACAAAAAAGACACTAAAGGGGAACGGCATGGCACGCCAGCAG AAAGAGTTTTGGCTGCAAGCAATCCCACTGCGCAGAAGAGTAGGCCTCATACGAGATTCGCCAGTGCACCTCCAACACTCGCCAATGTTGCTCAGGCTAATGGTACCGTTGCTGTTCCGGTACCTCCTCACCCCTTTGGTAATGGAGTTGCTCCACCCCCCATTCCTGCCCTccgaccaccaccaccaccccctcAAGCCGCAGCATTTCAGCCTATGCCAGGAGCTGGGCAACCAACATGGCATCAACAACAGCCCGGACTCCCGCCTGGAATGCCCCCACCTCAGGTCCAGCAGTTCCGGCCACCTCCATCTGGTATGCCAATGCCGCCACCTCCACAAGCTGTTTCGGCTCCTCCAAGGCCTCTTCCGCCACCAGCAGGAATGGTAAGCCAACCACCTGTTTGGCGACCACAACCACCCCCACCGCAGCAACAGGGTGGACGACCTATGGCATATGCTCAACCCTCAATGCCTCCACCTTCCTATAGCCAGATGCCACCACCTCAATGA